In the Arachis ipaensis cultivar K30076 chromosome B10, Araip1.1, whole genome shotgun sequence genome, one interval contains:
- the LOC107623634 gene encoding PAP-specific phosphatase HAL2-like, whose amino-acid sequence MSLYCSSLGTIIPRILGQARKRYHDVLSAFTLTYVVGGVASSSKAQPHNYIACVSKFDHTCSFPVMEEENHSNNLGLLYEQEEQPKEYSKELDVAVRAVQMACSLCQTVQDTLISRTNHQVHSKDDNSPVTVADWSVQAIVSWILSKCLGSENISIVAEEDVQTLSKANASELLEAVVETVNECLSKASQFGVQKPKSALGTSEVLEIISRCNSRGGANGRFWVLDPVDGTLGFVRGDQYAVALALIEDGEVVLGVLGCPNYPMRKEWLSYQHRYHRIISKLTPPNSETWNKGCVLYAKKGSGKAWMQPLLHGNNKFLWPNNAKQVCVSSIDNPALATFCEPVEKANSSHSFTAGLAHSVGLRKQPLRVYSMVKYAAIARGDAEVFMKFARSGYKEKIWDHAAGVIIIQEAGGMVTDAGGRPLDFSKGIYLEGLDRGIVACAGTTLHGKIIEAVDASWGSSSL is encoded by the exons ATGTCTTTATATTGTTCAAGCTTGGGTACCATTATCCCACGTATCTTGGGACAAGCAAGGAAGAGATACCATGATGTTCTTTCTGCCTTCACACTCACCTATGTTGTTGGAGGAGTAGCTTCTAGTTCTAAAGCACAACCCCATAATTACATTGCCTGTGTCTCAAAATTCGACCATACTTGTTCTTTTCCTGTCATGGAGGAGGAGAATCACAGTAACAACTTGGGATTGTTGTATGAACAAGAAGAACAACCGAAGGAATATTCCAAGGAACTTGATGTTGCTGTGAGAGCAGTGCAGATGGCATGTTCACTCTGTCAGACAGTTCAAGACACTTTGATTTCTAGAACCAACCATCAGGTCCACTCCAAAGATGATAATTCTCCTGTTACTGTTGCAG ATTGGAGTGTGCAAGCAATTGTCAGCTGGATATTGTCGAAGTGTTTGGGGAGCGAAAATATCTCAATTGTAGCCGAAGAGGACGTTCAAACTCTGTCCAAGGCTAATGCATCAGAGCTGTTAGAAGCTGTGGTTGAAACTGTGAATGAATGTCTAAGCAAAGCATCCCAATTTGGAGTTCAAAAGCCAAAGTCAGCTCTTGGCACTTCAGAAGTTCTGGAAATAATTAGTCGCTGCAACTCGAGAGGCGGTGCTAATGGAAGATTTTGGGTGCTTGATCCTGTTGATGGAACATTGGGGTTTGTAAGAGGAGATCAGTATGCTGTAGCTCTAGCACTGATAGAAGATGGAGAGGTTGTTCTTGGAGTTCTTGGTTGTCCAAACTATCCAATGAGAAAGGAGTGGTTAAGCTATCAGCACCGTTATCATAGGATCATATCTAAGTTGACTCCTCCAAATTCTGAAACTTGGAACAAAGGTTGTGTGCTGTATGCAAAAAAAGGAAGTGGCAAGGCATGGATGCAACCTCTGCTTCATGGCAATAATAAGTTCTTGTGGCCAAACAATGCAAAACAAGTTTGTGTGTCTTCCATTGACAATCCAGCACTGGCTACATTTTGTGAACCGGTTGAGAAGGCCAATTCAAGCCACTCTTTTACTGCAGGACTAGCTCATAGTGTTGGTCTAAG GAAACAGCCATTGAGAGTGTACAGCATGGTGAAATATGCAGCAATAGCGCGTGGAGATGCTGAAGTATTCATGAAGTTTGCAAGGAGTGGTTACAAGGAGAAGATATGGGACCATGCTGCAGGTGTTATCATCATACAGGAGGCGGGTGGCATGGTGACTGATGCCGGCGGACGGCCGCTAGATTTCTCAAAAGGTATATATCTAGAAGGGCTTGATCGCGGTATAGTTGCTTGTGCTGGAACCACACTCCATGGAAAGATCATTGAAGCTGTTGATGCTAGCTGGGGATCTTCTAGCCTTTGA